Within Paenibacillus sp. RUD330, the genomic segment CGTCGAGCGGCGCGGAAAGCATTTGATCTTTCATTTGGACAACGGAGAAAGGCTGCTCCTGCATCTCATGCTGGGAGGCTGGATGTTCTACGGCTCCGAGGAGGAGCGGCCCGACAGAACCGTTCAGGTCCAATTGGACCTCGACAGCGGCAACCTGTATTTCATCGGTCTGAGGCTCGGCTACCTGCATCTGCTCTCCGCCAAGGAAACCGAAGGGAAGCTTGCCGCGCTCGGTCCCGAGCCCTTCGATCCGAGACTGACGCTCGCCGCTTTCACCGCCAGGCTCCAGGCCAAGAAGCGGAGCGCCTTGAAGACGGTGCTGGTGGACCAGAGCGTCATCGCCGGCATCGGCAACTGCTATTCCGACGAAATCGCCTGGGAAGCGAAGCTGCGCCCGGACGCCAAGCTCGGCGGGCTGAGCGAGGAGTCCTTCTCGCGGCTGTACGACGCGATGCATTCCATGCTGCTGGAGGCGCGCACCCGAGGCGGCTACATGGAGCATCCGTTCCAGACCGGCGACGAGGCGACAGGCGGCTATAACGACGATTGCAAAGTCTACGACCGTCCGGGCGGCGAATGCTGCCGCTGCGGCGGGACGATCGAGCAGCATGAAATGTCTTCGCGCAAAGTATTCTTTTGTCCGGAATGCCAGAAGGAATCCTGAGCCATGCCAGACAACCGGATCGGCTGCCATCTCAGTACTAGAGGCGGTTATCGGGCCGCGGCGGAAAGGGCTTCGGCCCTCGGCTGCGGCTCTTTTCAATACTTCCCGAAAAATCCGCGCAGTCTCGGCGTCAAAGCCTTCGATCGCCGCGACGCCCAGCGCTGCAAGGAATGGTGTCGGGAGCATGGACTGTCGTCCATCGCCCATTCCCCGTATCCGAACAAC encodes:
- a CDS encoding DNA-formamidopyrimidine glycosylase family protein, with protein sequence MPEYPEMDHYRMLLGASVAGQRIRKVAVEREKSVNLPAGEFVSRLEGRTIWFVERRGKHLIFHLDNGERLLLHLMLGGWMFYGSEEERPDRTVQVQLDLDSGNLYFIGLRLGYLHLLSAKETEGKLAALGPEPFDPRLTLAAFTARLQAKKRSALKTVLVDQSVIAGIGNCYSDEIAWEAKLRPDAKLGGLSEESFSRLYDAMHSMLLEARTRGGYMEHPFQTGDEATGGYNDDCKVYDRPGGECCRCGGTIEQHEMSSRKVFFCPECQKES